Within the Beduinella massiliensis genome, the region GAACCCCCACTGAACATGAGGTATAATCAATATGTAGCTTTCATATTTCTACACAATATCAGTTTAAGGGGGCGCAGTCAATGGAGGAAGCCTTTGGGGGATTCGTAACCTTTTTACAGAAGCCCGCCGCCGTCTGGTGGGCGGTCGGCGTCGTAGCGTTCATCGTCATTCTTTTTGTCGCCGGATATTTAAAGGCTCCGCCGGACATGGCGTTCGTCATCTCCGGCCTGGGCAAGAAGCGCATCCTGATCGGCAGGGCCGGGTGGCACATGCCCTTCTTCGAGCGCGTGGATAAGCTGTCCCTGCAGGTCATGCAGGTGGACGTCAAGACCAGCGAGGCCGTACCCACAAACGAGTTCATCAACGTCATGGTCGACGGCGTGGCCAACATCAAAATATCCTCCGACCCCGCGCTGCTCGAACGGGCGGCTGAATCGCTGCTGGGCATGCGCTCCAACGAGCTCATCAGCCTCGTCACGCAGGTGCTGGAAGGCAACATGCGTGAAATCGTCGGCAGCGTCGGGCTCAAGGAAATGGTGCAGGACCGCCAGGGCGTCGCTAAGAAGATCACCGAAAACGTCGTGCCCGACATGTGCAAGCTGGGCATCGAGGTCGTCAACTTCAACATCCAGAATTTCCGCGACAACGCCGGCACCATCGAAAACATGGGCATCGACAACGTCGAACAGATCCGAAAGAACGCCCAGATTGCGAAGGCGAATGCCCAGCGCGACATCGCCATCGCCGCGTCGCAGGCCGATCAGGAAGCAAACGCGGTCCGCGTCGATTCGGAAAAGAAGATCGCGGAGCAGAACGCCGCGCTGCTCGTGCAGCAGGCGGAAATGAAGGTGCTCGCCGACACGAAGAAAGCGGACGCCGACGCCGCCTATTCCATCCAGCAGGAAAGCCAGCGCAAGACCATCGAGATCACCCGTGCCAACGCTGACATCGCCCGCCGTGAAAAGGAAGCTGAGATGGCCGAAAAGGAGATTGCCATCAAGGAACTGAAGCTGGACGCCGAGGTGCGCAAGCAGGCCGACGCGATGAAGTATCAGGCGCAGCAGGAGGCTGAGTCCGATCTCATCCGCCGTCAGCGCGACGCGGACGCCAAGAAATACGAGGCCCTGATGGAGGCCGAGGCGCAGAAGGCGCAGGCGGACGCGGCCCGCTACGCGATGGAGCAGGAAGCGGAGGGCATCCGGGCGAAGGGGCTGGCGGAAGCGGAAGCCATCGAAAAGAAGGCGGAGGCCCAGCGTAAGATGGGCGAAGCCTCCGTGCTCGAGATGTACCTTTCCGCGCTGCCGGAGGTCGTCAAGAACGCGGCCGCGCCGCTGGCACAAACCGACAAAATCGTCATGTACGGCGAGGGGAACTCCACCAAGATGGTGAAGGACGTCATGGCTTCGAGCAGCCAGGTCGTAGAAGCGCTGAAGGAATCTACCGGTATCGACCTGCCAGGCCTGCTCGCAGGGTTTGCGGGCGGAAAGCTGGCCGCGTCGAGCGGCAAACCGTCCGACAAGGACGACAAAAACGTCTGACTTGAGCGTAAAAGGGCCGCCGCAGAAAATTCCTGCGGCGGCCCTTTCGCGCGCTTGCGTCCTGAAAAACGATCGGCGTCAAGCGAAAACCTCAGATTACGAACTGCTCCATGTAGCGCTTGGAAAGCCGGAGCGAATCCAGCACCTTCTCCGGGGAGCCTTCAAAAGCCTTGTCCTCCACCTCGATGCAGGTGTACCCGTCATAACGGATGTCTGTGAGCGCGGAGACGTACCTTCCCCAGTCCACGTCCCCCAGCCCCGGCAGCTTCGGGCTCATGTAGTCAAGCGGATACGCCATCGTGCCGACCTGGTTCAGCTTGTCGGGATAGAGCTTGATGTCCTTGTAGTGCACGTGGAAAATCTTGTCCTTGAACTCGTAGATGGGCTTGATATAATCGATCATCTGCCAGACGAAGTGGGACGGGTCGTAGTTGATGCCCAGGTTCTTCGAGGGCAAAATTTCGAACACCTTGCGCCAAATCGCGGGCGTCGTCATCAGGTTCTGTCCACCCGGCCACTGGTCGGCGCCGAACAGCATCGGGCAATTTTCAATGGCAATGCGAACGCCCTGTTCTTCCGCCAGCGCAACGATAGGCGGCCAGACCTCGCGCACCAGCTCCAGGTTCTCCTCCACGGTCTTCGCCTGGTCGCGGCCGATGAACGTCGTAACCATGCCGACGCCCAGCCGCCTGCTGGCGACGATCACCTTTTTCAGGTGTTCCACCGCCACGGCGCGCTTTTCCAGATCGCCGTCCATCGTGTTGGGGTAGTAAGCCAGCGAAGAGATCTCGACCTTTTTCTTCGCGCAGTAATCCTTGATGTACGCGACGCGCGCGTCGTCCAATTCGTCCACGTTGATATGCGAAACGCCCGCATAGCGCCGCTCCGCCTTGCCGACCGGCCAGCACGCGACCTCTACGCACTGGAAGCCCAGGTCCGAGGCCGTATCGATCATCTCTTCAAACGTGCTCTGATCAAGAATGGCGCTGACAAATCCAAGTTTCATGCTCTTTCCTCCCGTATTGATGGTCGCTTGCAGCGCGTACCTTCTTTCGCGCCGATACGTCCATTATACGCAAAAACGGCATCTCTGGCAAGACGCGCCAGCATCTCCGCTTTTCCATTGACCCCGGGGACGTTTCACACTCCGTTCACATTTCGCACCCCGAAAAGTGCTTTAATAGAGGATAAATCAGATTTGCCATAGGAGGAATGATTATGTCGCTTTGGGAAAAAATAAAGGCTGGTTTTCGCAGCTTCATGACCGGGCGCAACG harbors:
- a CDS encoding SPFH domain-containing protein; this translates as MEEAFGGFVTFLQKPAAVWWAVGVVAFIVILFVAGYLKAPPDMAFVISGLGKKRILIGRAGWHMPFFERVDKLSLQVMQVDVKTSEAVPTNEFINVMVDGVANIKISSDPALLERAAESLLGMRSNELISLVTQVLEGNMREIVGSVGLKEMVQDRQGVAKKITENVVPDMCKLGIEVVNFNIQNFRDNAGTIENMGIDNVEQIRKNAQIAKANAQRDIAIAASQADQEANAVRVDSEKKIAEQNAALLVQQAEMKVLADTKKADADAAYSIQQESQRKTIEITRANADIARREKEAEMAEKEIAIKELKLDAEVRKQADAMKYQAQQEAESDLIRRQRDADAKKYEALMEAEAQKAQADAARYAMEQEAEGIRAKGLAEAEAIEKKAEAQRKMGEASVLEMYLSALPEVVKNAAAPLAQTDKIVMYGEGNSTKMVKDVMASSSQVVEALKESTGIDLPGLLAGFAGGKLAASSGKPSDKDDKNV
- a CDS encoding TIM barrel protein; translated protein: MKLGFVSAILDQSTFEEMIDTASDLGFQCVEVACWPVGKAERRYAGVSHINVDELDDARVAYIKDYCAKKKVEISSLAYYPNTMDGDLEKRAVAVEHLKKVIVASRRLGVGMVTTFIGRDQAKTVEENLELVREVWPPIVALAEEQGVRIAIENCPMLFGADQWPGGQNLMTTPAIWRKVFEILPSKNLGINYDPSHFVWQMIDYIKPIYEFKDKIFHVHYKDIKLYPDKLNQVGTMAYPLDYMSPKLPGLGDVDWGRYVSALTDIRYDGYTCIEVEDKAFEGSPEKVLDSLRLSKRYMEQFVI